Below is a window of Deltaproteobacteria bacterium DNA.
GCCGGGCAGCCAAGCGGATGATAAGGCTTGGTAAAACCTCAAAAATCCGTCCCGCGCGGCAGGTATTTTAGGGGCTTAGCTGGCTGTCGCGCGAATTCATTGGCTTAAACTTTTCTGCAGATGATTCGACGATTTGGCTCAGCAACGTAAATTGTCCAGGATTAGTTGTCTGCCTGGTGGACGTCGCTCTAAATGTTTTGTTAGCCTGAAGTTCTCTGGAGACGAGACGCAAAGCAACGGTAGAAAATGAATAAAGCACGAAAAATTACGGCCCCAACTTGGAGTGCACGGGATTTGCCTGCGATGCCAGACTTTCTCGTGGTATTGATTGCGAGGGCGAAACAAGTTTTAGACCTTGAGCGAGTCGTCATTTTTGGCTCGCGGGCTCGCGGCGATCATCACGAACGATCTGATTACGATCTCTGTTTTTACGTCAGCTCACCGCGTCAATGGGCTCAATTTGTTGTAGAGGCGCAAGAGAACTCGGGAACTTTGTGTCCTCTTGATTTGGTTAAATTTGATAGCATCGATACGAATTTGGCGGCTGAAATCACGCAAAATGGAGTGCTGCTATATGACGGTAAAAAAAGTGCAGATCGCGTTTGAAAATTTGGATCGTGCATTCGCGTCACTTGTGGAATTTCTCGCTGAACCGATTGTCACTCGTCGTGACATGGCAGGCGTGATTCAGGCATTTGAATACACCTATGAGCAGTTTTGGAAGGTGTTTAAGAAAGTGGCCGAAGCCGAGGCTCTTGAGGTTGCGTCACCACGGCAGGCCATCCAGGCAGCTTACCAGCTTGGACTGATTGACCCCAATTTGGAATCAGATTGGGCTGACATCATAAAGACGCGAAACGAGACCTCTCACACCTACAACGAAGACCAGGCTAAGCGGGCTGTGGCTAAAATTAGCGGTGTGTTTGTTACGTGTTTTAGAGACGCACGCAAGCGGCTGACTGATTTCACCGCCAAAAACTTGAATGCACTACCCTCTAACCAGACACCTTAACCTCGAGCCAGATCCTGTCGTAGATCGTAGTGGTATCGCCTAGGTCGCGGAGCATCTCGCAGTTCTTGATGGTGGACTCTGTCGGAAAAAGTACCGGGTGCTGCTTGAGCTCTAGCGGGAGAAAAGCTGCAGCGCCTTTGACCACCGGACCGTAGTACATGCGCTGGACAAAGTCGGCGTTGACCCTGGGTTGGTAGAAATAGTTGATGAATGCATAAGCTGCATCCACGTGTTTGGCTCCTTTGGGGATCACCATGTTGTCGATGGCGATGATGCTGCCCTCTTTGGGGATGACAAACTGGAGCGCTTTGCCGCTGTCGCGAGCCGCGACCATGGTCTCACCGGAATACATGTGAGCCATGACGACTTCGCCAGTGGTGATCAGAGTGCTAGGGAAGGCATTAAAGGCCTTGAGATTTTGTTTTGCTGTGATGAGTGTGGTTTTAGCTTGGTTGAGTTCATCTCGGTTTTGGGTGTTGACGCTATGGCCATCGATTTTTAAGGCGACAGCCAAGGCCTCGCGTACATCATCCATCAGGGAAACGCGGCCCTTGACCTTTTGATTGCGCAACAGATCGTTCCAGCTTGTGACAGGATCCTTGTAGGCTCTGGTATTGACGGCAATGCCACTGACAGCCCAGGCGAACGGTACGGACCATGTGTTGGCGGGGTCATAGGATCGTCCGAGAAATCTGGGGTCTATTTGGTCCAGGCGCGTAATACGTCTACGGTCGAGTTGCTGGAGGAGGTTTAGTTTGATCATCGT
It encodes the following:
- a CDS encoding DUF86 domain-containing protein — translated: MECCYMTVKKVQIAFENLDRAFASLVEFLAEPIVTRRDMAGVIQAFEYTYEQFWKVFKKVAEAEALEVASPRQAIQAAYQLGLIDPNLESDWADIIKTRNETSHTYNEDQAKRAVAKISGVFVTCFRDARKRLTDFTAKNLNALPSNQTP
- a CDS encoding nucleotidyltransferase domain-containing protein, whose product is MNKARKITAPTWSARDLPAMPDFLVVLIARAKQVLDLERVVIFGSRARGDHHERSDYDLCFYVSSPRQWAQFVVEAQENSGTLCPLDLVKFDSIDTNLAAEITQNGVLLYDGKKSADRV
- a CDS encoding spermidine/putrescine ABC transporter substrate-binding protein, translated to MQSYSKLARPTYHVTASLLLALLTVSCTIFKKRPDSHMGKLRTTEDEAVLNLYIWADYTSPAMIEDFTRASGIKIRESNYASNEELLAKLQSGATGYDLIVPSDYMVSTMIKLNLLQQLDRRRITRLDQIDPRFLGRSYDPANTWSVPFAWAVSGIAVNTRAYKDPVTSWNDLLRNQKVKGRVSLMDDVREALAVALKIDGHSVNTQNRDELNQAKTTLITAKQNLKAFNAFPSTLITTGEVVMAHMYSGETMVAARDSGKALQFVIPKEGSIIAIDNMVIPKGAKHVDAAYAFINYFYQPRVNADFVQRMYYGPVVKGAAAFLPLELKQHPVLFPTESTIKNCEMLRDLGDTTTIYDRIWLEVKVSG